Proteins found in one Vallitalea guaymasensis genomic segment:
- the tyrS gene encoding tyrosine--tRNA ligase, producing MSAYDVLMERGFIEQTTHEKEIKELLENEKVTFYIGFDPTADSLTVGHFLPVMAMAHMQRAGHRPIILIGGGTTMVGDPTGKSDMRKMMTKDQINSNAERFKEQLSKFIDFEDDKAIMVNNADWLLDLNYVDFLREIGVNFSVNRMLTAECYKSRMEKGLTFLEFNYMLMQSYDFLALNREYNCSLQLGGNDQWSNILGGVELIRRKEQKPAFGMTFKLLTTSEGKKMGKTEKGAVWLDKAKTTPYEFYQYWRNVEDAKVQECLSLLTFLPMDEVKRLGALKDAEINKAKEVLAFEITKIVHGEEIAKQAMEAAKALFTGGAKSGSIPTTEVMKDEFEGEGMDIISALIKAKLVPTRSEGRRMVQQGGVRVNDIKVDGIDRMITVDDFKEDGTLLIKKGKKGFHQFKI from the coding sequence ATGAGCGCATACGATGTGTTAATGGAAAGAGGGTTTATTGAACAAACAACCCATGAAAAAGAAATAAAAGAATTGTTAGAAAATGAGAAAGTCACATTTTATATAGGATTTGATCCAACTGCTGATAGTTTAACTGTAGGTCACTTTTTACCAGTAATGGCAATGGCTCATATGCAAAGAGCTGGACATAGACCAATTATTCTTATTGGTGGTGGAACAACAATGGTTGGTGACCCAACTGGTAAATCTGATATGCGTAAAATGATGACTAAAGATCAAATCAATAGTAATGCAGAAAGATTCAAAGAACAATTATCCAAGTTTATTGATTTTGAAGATGATAAAGCAATCATGGTCAATAATGCTGATTGGCTTCTTGATCTTAACTATGTTGATTTCTTACGTGAAATCGGGGTTAATTTTTCAGTTAATAGAATGTTAACTGCTGAATGTTATAAATCCAGAATGGAAAAAGGACTTACTTTCTTGGAATTCAATTATATGTTAATGCAGTCTTATGACTTTTTGGCACTTAATAGAGAATATAACTGTTCCCTTCAATTAGGCGGTAACGACCAATGGTCTAATATTCTAGGTGGTGTTGAGTTAATAAGACGTAAAGAGCAAAAACCTGCATTTGGAATGACTTTCAAACTTCTTACTACAAGTGAAGGTAAAAAAATGGGTAAAACTGAAAAAGGTGCAGTATGGTTGGATAAAGCAAAAACAACACCTTATGAGTTCTATCAATATTGGAGAAATGTAGAAGATGCAAAAGTTCAAGAATGTCTTAGCCTTCTGACATTTTTACCTATGGATGAAGTTAAACGTCTTGGTGCATTAAAAGACGCAGAAATAAATAAAGCAAAAGAAGTTCTTGCTTTTGAAATCACTAAAATAGTACATGGTGAAGAGATTGCAAAACAAGCTATGGAAGCAGCAAAAGCATTATTTACTGGTGGCGCTAAGAGCGGTTCCATCCCTACTACTGAAGTCATGAAAGATGAATTTGAAGGTGAAGGAATGGATATTATATCAGCCCTTATAAAAGCGAAACTTGTACCTACTCGTTCTGAAGGACGTCGTATGGTTCAACAAGGTGGCGTTAGGGTGAATGATATTAAAGTTGATGGTATAGATAGAATGATCACAGTGGATGATTTCAAAGAAGATGGAACCTTGTTAATTAAAAAAGGTAAAAAAGGTTTCCACCAATTTAAAATCTAA
- a CDS encoding discoidin domain-containing protein, which yields MRFSKKISRRYTYLLLILLLVFSLFNSLPTSANSTNPQPNVIPALREWIGNTGLFTLTPQSRICIDPNYETELLTRMTSFKDEIKLINNDLDLSILTSNNPTDSDIYITLDCQDTNIGTEGYLMDIDNILTIKANTADGAFYGTRSLLQILVADNTKDSIPKGDIRDYPMYEERAFMIDVSRKYFTMDFLRDYVKLMSWFKMNDFHIHWTDDWYDGYWAFRIESTTYPNITATDGSYTKQEVIALQDLGDIYGITITPEFDSPSHARPYTKIRPDLINTAKGDRYLDLHNPDTYTFMQSIYDEYIPLFRAPDFHIGCDEYDGGGEKYRQYYNTMADYVQNLGKNVRVWTGWHHESGTTVPDSDIIIDVWEGGFDVNNYVNRGNKLINSSGDYLYIVPDTSWLPDLPVLYEQWEPHIFNRAKTNKLTPNHKKLLGAKLHIWLDGKRNIVSQQDCDKLIQPPLKILSEKLWGGKNSNTYEEFVNRTLEVGNAPGINLTPTEQLPPIDPNNLAYNKPVTASSTEDGTYFTPEKAVDRFSSSRWSSNHNDNEFIYVDLLDTYNINKVKLHWETAYGKKYKIQVSTDAINWIDVYSEVDSDGNEDIIDFSGVDARYVKMQGVERKTNWGYSLYDFCVYETIDQPVNLAVDKPFFVSGVEPATSFNGSLAVDGNKLTRWASDYDDNSWCYVDLGEITDISKVLIHWESAFGKKYKIQISDDATDWIDIYTESDSDGGLDTIPINQQGRYIKMQGIERATKWGYSIWEFEVYN from the coding sequence ATGAGATTTTCCAAAAAAATTTCCAGACGTTATACCTACTTATTATTAATTCTATTACTAGTTTTTTCTCTATTCAATTCACTACCAACATCAGCGAACAGCACCAATCCTCAACCTAATGTAATTCCTGCACTACGAGAATGGATTGGAAATACAGGTTTATTTACCCTTACCCCACAATCACGTATATGTATTGATCCAAATTATGAAACAGAATTATTAACTAGAATGACCTCATTTAAAGATGAAATAAAGCTTATCAATAATGATTTAGATTTATCTATACTAACTTCTAATAATCCAACTGATTCGGACATATATATTACTCTAGATTGTCAGGACACAAATATTGGTACAGAAGGTTATCTTATGGATATAGACAATATATTGACCATAAAAGCTAATACAGCTGATGGTGCCTTCTACGGAACACGGTCTCTTCTTCAAATATTAGTGGCAGATAATACAAAAGATTCTATTCCTAAAGGTGATATTAGGGATTACCCTATGTATGAAGAACGTGCTTTTATGATTGATGTATCCAGAAAATATTTTACAATGGATTTCCTAAGAGACTATGTAAAACTAATGTCATGGTTTAAGATGAATGACTTTCATATTCACTGGACAGATGACTGGTATGATGGCTATTGGGCTTTTAGAATCGAAAGTACAACTTATCCTAATATAACAGCAACAGATGGCAGTTATACAAAGCAGGAAGTAATCGCTCTCCAGGATTTAGGAGATATATATGGTATAACCATAACTCCTGAATTTGATTCCCCATCCCATGCTAGACCCTATACTAAGATTCGCCCTGACCTAATTAATACAGCAAAAGGTGATCGTTATCTAGATCTTCATAATCCAGATACATATACCTTTATGCAATCCATATATGATGAATATATCCCTCTATTTCGAGCACCAGATTTCCATATTGGATGTGATGAATATGATGGCGGCGGTGAAAAATATCGTCAGTACTATAATACTATGGCTGATTATGTTCAGAATCTAGGTAAAAATGTACGTGTATGGACTGGATGGCATCACGAAAGTGGAACCACTGTACCTGACTCTGATATCATTATTGATGTTTGGGAAGGTGGTTTTGATGTAAATAATTATGTGAATAGAGGTAACAAATTAATTAATTCTTCTGGCGACTATCTATATATCGTACCTGATACCAGCTGGTTACCTGATTTACCAGTTCTCTATGAGCAATGGGAGCCTCATATTTTTAATAGAGCAAAAACTAATAAGTTAACCCCTAACCATAAAAAACTTTTAGGTGCTAAACTTCATATTTGGTTAGATGGCAAGAGAAATATTGTGTCACAACAAGATTGTGACAAACTGATTCAACCTCCATTAAAGATTTTATCAGAAAAACTGTGGGGTGGTAAAAATTCTAATACTTATGAGGAGTTTGTAAATAGAACTCTTGAAGTTGGTAATGCGCCAGGTATCAATCTTACCCCTACTGAACAGTTACCTCCTATTGACCCTAATAATCTAGCTTATAACAAACCTGTTACTGCATCTTCAACAGAAGATGGTACATATTTTACTCCTGAAAAAGCAGTAGACCGCTTTTCCTCTTCTCGTTGGTCCAGTAATCACAATGATAATGAATTTATATATGTAGATTTACTTGATACTTATAATATCAATAAAGTTAAACTGCACTGGGAAACTGCATATGGAAAGAAATATAAAATACAGGTATCTACTGATGCCATAAACTGGATAGATGTCTATAGCGAAGTTGATTCTGACGGAAATGAAGATATTATTGATTTCTCAGGAGTAGATGCACGTTATGTCAAGATGCAAGGTGTTGAGAGAAAAACCAATTGGGGATATTCTTTATATGATTTCTGTGTTTATGAAACTATAGATCAACCTGTGAATCTAGCTGTAGACAAGCCATTTTTTGTATCAGGTGTAGAACCAGCAACTTCATTTAATGGATCTTTAGCTGTTGATGGAAACAAACTTACAAGATGGGCTAGTGATTATGATGATAATTCATGGTGCTATGTTGATTTAGGTGAAATAACAGATATTAGTAAGGTACTTATACATTGGGAAAGTGCATTCGGTAAAAAATATAAAATACAAATTTCAGATGATGCAACTGACTGGATAGATATATATACTGAAAGTGACAGTGATGGTGGTCTAGATACTATACCTATCAATCAACAAGGAAGATATATCAAGATGCAAGGCATAGAACGAGCAACTAAGTGGGGTTATTCAATATGGGAATTTGAAGTTTATAATTAA
- a CDS encoding TSUP family transporter, with protein sequence MKIVLLCFAGFIAAFVDSIAGGGGLISVPAYYMAGLPSHIVLGTNKFSAACGSLTSSIKYLRSGHGNKNLLKYAIPFTLVGACIGVTVALQINEQTLSSIILVMVLIIGVYSLFSKSLGMKENLKKVTKLRILLLILLALCLGFYDGFFGPGTGSFLMFGLIQLFGFEFTRASANARVMNFVSNITSLFLFAINMKINFTYGIPVAIFSILGARLGTSFALKKGAKIIKPIFITMSLLLSLKLLIVDVLHLI encoded by the coding sequence ATGAAAATCGTATTATTATGTTTTGCTGGGTTTATTGCAGCCTTTGTTGATTCTATTGCAGGAGGTGGTGGATTAATTAGTGTACCAGCATATTATATGGCAGGATTACCTTCCCATATAGTTCTTGGCACAAATAAATTCTCAGCTGCATGTGGTTCGTTGACAAGCTCAATAAAATACCTTAGAAGTGGACATGGTAACAAAAATCTGCTGAAATATGCTATTCCATTTACACTGGTTGGTGCATGTATAGGTGTCACTGTGGCTCTTCAAATCAATGAGCAGACACTAAGTAGTATCATACTTGTAATGGTACTAATCATAGGAGTTTATTCATTATTTTCTAAATCTCTAGGAATGAAAGAAAATCTAAAAAAAGTAACTAAACTAAGAATTTTATTACTTATATTATTAGCTCTATGTCTTGGTTTTTATGATGGATTCTTTGGACCAGGTACAGGTTCTTTTTTAATGTTTGGATTGATACAGCTCTTTGGTTTTGAGTTTACCAGAGCCTCGGCTAATGCTAGAGTAATGAATTTTGTAAGTAATATTACTTCATTATTTTTATTTGCGATAAATATGAAAATAAATTTCACCTATGGTATACCAGTAGCAATATTCAGTATCCTAGGTGCAAGATTAGGAACTTCTTTTGCTCTAAAAAAAGGTGCAAAAATCATAAAACCTATCTTTATAACCATGTCTTTACTTCTATCACTAAAGTTATTGATTGTAGATGTTTTGCATTTAATATAA